cttatcctttaaaggctaaaacgaacacaaaacattttttttatatacagctatataaattcaggcattAAGGGGTTAATATCATTTTCACCATCCAAATTTGAATTCACCCTTTTAAAGCTTTAACTGACTGACTCACTGTCAACAATAGGTCCGAGTGAGGTGTAGATATTTGGTTTTTAGTTCAGTTAAGATTTTAATGCTGCTTCATCCTTTTCTatccttttttcatttctttcaatTTTTCTTCTTATAAAATGAAACTAATgtagaatgaaagaaaagataTGTCAGGAGAAGTTTTTCTAGCCACCACTGAACTACATCTGAAGTTGTGATCACGGCTGTTTATGGGAACTGAAACTTAAGAATGTACTGCATCAATTCAGCTCTCCAATAAAGGACATCTTACAGCAAACCAGCCCACCTAACATCACAAACTGTTGGTGCTACAGCTGACTGAACACTGCTGATGCATGGCACCCACGTCACCTGTCATAGAATGTTATGTTTACGGTAAGCTGGTCGTTTAGTCACCCTACCGTTAACCCAAAGCCCCTGCAGGTCCGTCCCCCACATAGGTTCACAAGAGCAAAGCAGCAACCTCTGATGAATCATTATGCAAATAGACAGAGCCACAAAAAGCAAAGTGTAAGAAAGCATCTCTTGGAGATCTTTGAGAAGTGTTTACTGTCATGGGAAACCGAGTGGTCCAGGCCACAGCCAAGCCTCAAAACTATGCCCTGCAGATGTGGGAGCCCATCTTCAATTTTCcgaaaagggttagggttagggtggcaTTTTATTGATCTTGCTGCAACGTTTTAGCCatttgaaataacttgaaatatatatatgtcacacatctgtcacagcCACACCAAAAGTTACCTCGAACTGGTAATTAAATCTGTGTCTAAAATGTTGAACGGCTTGTATGACTTATAATTTCAGTCTCTGCATTACAAGACCATAAATCAGGACAAGACGAGGAAAATATTTACCTTTttaattagaaaaataaatgaaatacaaGATTCTGGTGACAAATTATGTACAGTTTTATTACAAACCTTAACAAACATGCAACAATTATAAAAAGTTAATACAAAAAATTGACTTGGATCTaagtaaaaaatacaaaaaaatggcACATATTGTATTATGAATAATTGTGCAGAAATTGATTGATAGTGAAACATGTCATTTTTGTTGGGGcctgaaaataacaaataaggAACTATGTATGAGTAGGACAGTAACTGGCATGTGACGTATGCACACAGTCACACAAACCTGTTATGACCAAAATGTGTGTCTTGCGCACAGTATGCATGAATGCTGCAAGCTTAGTCACACCTCATGCACCACCGTCTTATCTCATTTGGCCAAGGCTTTGTCGGAGTGCTCACAGTGTCTGAGTGCATCTGAGGCACTTTTCACATTGACTACACCGACGGCAGAAAGAGGAAGTTCAAAACTGATGTATGTGTCCTGAGTCCTGACCCTCTTGCCACACCTCAACAAACAGGCCCAATGTGTGACACACATGTGTGTAAAAATAGGCTGAAGCACATGTTAATTTATTACCAGAAACAGCGGACATTTTAGCACAACCTGAAATCAAGCAGCTCCATGTGATCATCACACAAACAGTGAGACAGTGTAAACTGAATCTGCTGCCTCAAGGGAAAAACCCCCAGGACACTGACTTCATCCTTTGCCCCCATAAACATCCCAAGCAGAGATGCAGAAATGACTGTCCTCCGAGCAAGGCTTACATTTCAAAAGGTGCAATTCACTGCTTTTTGTATACATAAAGAGCCACCTTTCAGTGGTTCCTCTTTTCACTGCTTGCTCGTAGCATTGAACAGATGGCTGAAAGATTAAAGCTACTGAGCACTGTGATTGACCTGAATAGAAGAGTTGGTTGCACCTTTTGATTTCACAGCATAAATGACAAAAGTCTGCAATTACAACCTCTATTGTCCATAATCAAATGCTTGTAAGCTCTGAGACAACATAACAGCTGCATGTGCATTTTGACTCAtacatttttacaattatttCAAACTTGTAAAACAGAGGTATCAAATAATATTATAGGAAATTGAATACTGAATGATTTTTGCCCTTAtaaagaagaataaatataCTCACAAAGTATCTGCTAATATGGCTGCATCTGTAAGCTTTGCCCTAAAAGCTTTGCATTAAATAGCTCCATACGTCTTTCCACCCTGTAAACATATCATTCAGGGCTTAATTTCTGGTGTTCCCATTCACTGGTGTGAATCTACAAATTATTCTAAATGaagcaaaacaaacagatgTACTGAATTCTAGTCATTAAAATACAATAATGTTTATTTTgtgcaacaaaaggcagcagcAAGCATTCAGAATAGAGATTTCTGCAGCGTCACATCAGGATGTGTGACacgacctcagatcagtcaAACTAAATATTTTTACTGTCCTGGAAAACAATGGACATAAGAAAaacctaaataaaaaaataagcaaaccaacgcacagcaaaacaaaaaaaaaaacactatttgATACACCAAGTCTATTTTACATGATAAAATACTGCAATATGCACTAACATTATTTGTATGTACTGTATCTCCTTTTAAGGGCGTGTGTTCTTTGGTGGTTTTGTGCATTTCTTCgtgttttaaaacaaataagACACTCAGCTGAGAGGTCATATATGCAAGTCTTAACATGAACAGATATGCATTGTAATGGCATCTCAAAGTCAACTTAAGTCTTTATTCTAGGTAACTCTGTTAGATCCAGGCTAAGTTCACATTTGTCTCCATTCTGGTCCTCAGTGTTTCTGTCCCACAGGTTGTTTTCTGTATTGTCAATATGGTCTCCCACATCATAATTGTTTTTCTCATTGAGCACTCCATTCTCCCCTGCTGGTGATTCCTGGATAAGGCCATCTCCCAGCTCGTCTACTGCCCTTGACAAACTCATTTGTGCCTCACTAactctttcctcctcctccccctctttaAGAGTATCTGGAGCGCCATCCAGACTGGAGTCGCTGAGGAAGGAGTGGGCAGTTTGGGTGTCATCCATGGACTGAGGGGTATTTTGGGGGCTACCCACCAAATTGCTGTCTGATCTCAGGGTGAGAGGCATCTCCTCCTGGTCTTGGTCTGGATCCTGGTCTTTGCTGCAGTAGGCGTAGCGGTGGTTCATGTGCTGGGAGTAGGAGCCCGAGTGAGAAAAGCGCTTGCCGCACTTGTCACATTGGTAGGGTttctctccagagtgcagccgGCTGTGTTCGATCAGATGGTGCTTATGCTTAAAAGCCTTGTTGCAGATCTTGCACTCATGGGGACGCTTGCCTGTAATGATATAAAGAATAGTAGGTATTAGCTTTTTTTCTATAGAAAGTACATTTGACTTAATTTACTGAAatcttaaatctttaaatgagcTATTTGGACATTTTGGaaatcatacagcttcatgctCCAActggaagcattaaaaaaaatagctttttgGTTTCTGTCCAAAAGTAATAAAAATGTGCAAACCAGCACCGCTAAAACTCactaattgaaaaaaatatttgtcaTGTATCAAAGTGTGAAGCCATTGACTTTTGGTTTAATGTGTGGGTTGTGAGCTGGACTGTGACACAATAGCAAACATAAAACCAGTTAAGGCTTGAACTTTTTGAACAGTAGAGGAAGTAAACATGACACAACATGTACAATTTGGATTTTGTTACTTTTTGCAGAATTGTgcttaaaatgtttgtttttgtgtttcaaaGAAGCCACTGTTGGCTCTAGCTCCATATTTAGCTGACAGATACGATAGCttacctttttttcccctattttaagtatttttccCAGTTAAAGAATTTCTTTGAATTTGAACAAAATGCTGGAGTTatgttagcctggctgacgcgtccacaatctcgatgagatggtggtctgggaactaggtgtgcattttctcgtatttgaggcgtggtttacgaatgcctagagccgtttattgggcgctacgaatgtctatcaaatggcgtctggttcttcccatgctgctttgcgcgcgattcatagccaattgtatcacttataccagatgacgtttgtagagcgacagaaattcgacgaggcaatgaaatctttcaacgccaaacgttgctcttttttaaaagtaaacttgcgttctaagctacttaaaacactttctaaggctgcatcgaacggtaacgttgtgtccgctgccatgttggattaacactctacaagcttcggtgtcgcgcatagacgtcgtcatcgtcttgctgccccccccgttctgtgattggttccctaactcaggcaaaaataagggcggtggtttccaggctgcctttgcagtgtgaatgaaatcgcgcgcaaagcagcatgggaattcccaggctaggagTTATGTATCAACAATAGGAAATGTAACTGCAGACTGTGCATGAACTACTGACCCGTGTGCTCGTATTTATGTCGAAGCAGAGAACTGCTCTTCTGGAAGGTTTTTTCACAAATGTCACAAGCGTAAAGTCCCTCATCAGTCTTCCTCAGCCTCTTTCTTCCAGACCCTCCTTCCCCCTCAAATCCATCATCTATTAGAGAGAGGTAGTCCAGAGCGCTGCGACTTAACCCTTCACCCTGCGGGAGAAACAATATAACTATAACAACAGCAACACAATCTTACACAGAAGTTTGTGCTTCTAAAGAAAATTCTTACTCACGATTAGGCCTTGTCTCTCCTGGTAGATCTTTTTCAGTGCAGCCTCTGCATCTGTCTCCATCATGTAAGCCAcaggagagagaaagcctgGGCTGTTAACTGTGGGGCTAAATGGAGTTGGTGTTATGCCATCATGCACTGAAAGCCCAACACCAGACTGGCTGAAGATGGGAAACCCATTATATAAAGAGGCAGGAAACACAGCAGGTCCCACTCTGGCCCCACTGAAGACTGGGTGCTGGTGTAGGGGCAGATGTGTAGTTGGACTTGGTCTACTAAGCTTCTGTGTCCCGAGCTCTCTCCTCTCCCCTCTGCCTGAGATCCCATTAGGGGTTCTGTTCTTCCCCCTTTGCTCTGTGGGTTGCTTGGGCAGGGAGAGGTCCAGCGGTTCGCTCTGTGCAGACCAGGGACTGCCAGGTTCTCTCATTGGTGAGGAAATTTCAGTTGGACAGCTGGTGAGGTCTAGGCAGGCAGGTGAACTGAATCCTGAGGAGGAGGGAACTCTTCTTCTGCCTCGAGGTGATGACATCTCTGGGGAATGGTGTATCAGCTGACTTGGGCTTCCTTTTTCCTGGCTGGGCCAGTACATTCGCGAGGACAAGGCCTCATGACGGGCCGGAGGAGACCGCATTGCAACCATAAGCTGTTGTGGGACAGAGAGCCAGTTGGGTTTCTGTGACGGTGACTTTTTTCCAGACAGTCCATTGGTAACTTCATTTGGTTTGCTTTTCTCTGGTTGGATAGCAGATCTGGGGAAAAATAAAGGGGGAGAGGAGTGCTCTTTCCTTCGAAAACCCTCAGGTACCTCCATTGCTTCTCTATTCATCTTACAGAGGTAGCGCTCGTGCTGCAGGAGCACTGCCACATTGGGGAAAAGCTGCAAGCACCAGCGACATGTCATCCCGAGTACACCTCTTTCCACTTCACCTGATGTCACCGCTTCCCTTCTCCTGTCAGGTGACACATTCTTCTCAGGCCCTCCTCCATTGTGAACCACCCTCCTTTCCTCTTCATCTCCTTTAACAATCTCTTCATCTTTTTTTACATCTCTATGAAGCATGTCCTGCAGCATCTGCTCAAATTTGGTCCCAGAGTGAAGGTAAGGCAGCAAAGTTGTTCCTTTTAGGAAACTGGCTGTCCGAGAGAGCTCTGGTGAAGGATCCCAAAGCCGAGCCAGGTCTGACACGCTGGGGAAAGTTGTGGTGCTCTGACTGAGGTCCTGCAGTGACAACTGATGAGGATCTGCATGAAATCGACCAAAAGGAATGGGATTGTCCTGATTTTGTGAAGCCAGCACGGAGCCTTTTTCATTACTGCATCTACCCCTGCCAGCAGAGGGAGATGTTGGGAGTGAGTGGTGGTAAGAGCTTTGACTGTGTCCATTAAACGCTCCGCTGGTACCTCCGAGGTTCCCCCCGATATTCCCTCCACCACTAAGGCACTTTTTGCTGCTTAAGTGGGAGCTGTAGGAGCCAGAATGAGAGAAACGTTTCTTGCAGTTGGAGCACTCATAAGGCTTCTCACCTAAATCATGAGACAGAGAGAGCAGAAGAATGTCAACAGTAAGTTGAAAATACCTTCAGCATGGGTGTGATCTTTTTCCATAATTATCTTATCCTGTACTGAATCATGTTAATTTGTTATAATTTCATACCATATAATTGTCACAGTAAATAACAGTTAGCAATACAGTGGAGACAATAGTAAATTGATGGGTGAGTATGGCTgtattgatgttttttttgtctcaccgCTGTGGATGCGAAGATGCTCTTTGAGGTGGTGTTTGTACTTGAATGCTTTCCCACACTGCAGGCATTTGAACTTCCTGGTCTCCATGCCTTGGTCCAAAGTGATGGCACTCTAGGGGGACAAGATGTTGTCATCTTTTTTATACTAAGGTTTCCAATAAACCAGTGTGTAACATTGTATAAAATATCATGCCAGTTATAAGAGGATTCTCTGTTGATAAAGATTTTACTATTAGTTTATTTTTGAGTGTATCTCACCTTGTCCTGTATTTGATTGTGTAGTGCCAGGTGCCGCTCCATCTGTGACCTAAGGGTGGTGACGTATCCACAGAGTGGACAGACCATGTGCCCCTCCTCCCTTTCCTGACAGTATTTAACATGGTCCCTTAAAGAGGCTTCTTGCTGATACATTCTGTGGCAGAATGGACACGCCTGCCTGCACCTGCCTGCATCTGGAGACCAGAGAGAGGTGACATTTAACACAGATTAATTACTTTTTACATGTTCATTaaatctatccattcatccattttataAACCATATTATGCTGTTAATAGCTGTGGGGCCTTAGAACTATTGTAGCACGCATGAGCACACCAGACAGTTTGGCAGCATATCACTGGGTCACAGTGTGTATAATGACGCACCTGCATTCACACTCACGTTCTATTTTACAATAGCTTTAGTAAactacatacagtatatactAATGTTTTTCTTAAACTAATTTTTATGTTCTTTTCATTTGGTTTGAGGAGCAGCTTTAACACTGTTGGCAGTAGAGCTGCAGAGGTTGTGGTTAGAATAAGATTTCCTGCAATCAGCAGCAGAACACATACCCTTGCCCTTGTGTCCTCATGACTGTCACCAGATTCAGATATTTTTACCAGTTCttccaacattttttacatCTTTCATTAGTATCGTTAATAGATTTCTCCACTTTTTGGCAAGTTTTAATTTTACTTTCAGTGACATAAGGAGCTTTCCTCTCAACTTGAGTAACATTATCTTTATGATGCAGTATATGTGCCAAATTAAGGGGACTGAGTATTTAGCAGAGGGCGTATCCTTGCTAATGCTATCTATAGATCTCTAGGCAATGATAAGCCAGTGGTCGTAACTGATATGGCAGCTGGGAAATGAGAAACCCAGCAACCTGCTGCATCCGCTACTGTCTCAGACACATCTCGACTGGCTCAGCACACTGAAGCTGGGAAACCACTTGATGAGACAAGGAAGTCAGATAATTTTTGTACCACTGATAGTTAAACCAGCCACCAACAAATTTAGGCTTTAGAGACAAACCttttggtaaatgcattgtAATGGTGCTGAGAACCACAAAACATTATTTTGTAAGCttttccttttgtgtttttaatccACAACATTTGATCCAATTAGTTGGTTTTTTTTCGAGCTAGTCTTGAGTGTGGCTACAGTCAATAATATTGTACCTTAATCACTGACTGGTTTGGAGTGCTTAAGTGATCGGATTGGTTTTAGTTTCCTCTTGACAAGGATAGATCGCTGCTTCATCCTATCACCTACTAAGTATTTTTTCCGAAAACGTCGGTCCTTTTACAAAACCTCTGTGCAGTACTACTAATCTGGAATATAAAGCTATTGATTTCCATGTGTTCTTGTGTTCTCTTTGCTAGGTGGCTCACCAGACTTGTAGGGGAATCACTGCATACTGTCCTCATATCTTCCCAGTTCAACAAGAATACAATGTTGCCTGAAGAACAACCGACTACAGATCTGAACTGAGTGTAACTGAACTTATCTCAGCCTACCCTTTGAAGATATGCGTATCTCCAAATACTGTACATGGATCATACTGTTTAGTTATTTTATGTATTGAGAGAATATCCTAAATAACAATATGATTAAATTAGGTGCAAACATTGTAACATCTAAGTCAATAAACCAGATAGACATTGCACAATGTTTAGTGTAAATTTAACATATCTGATATAAAACATTGAAAAACTTTAATGGGTGAATTTGTTGGTTCTGATGAAGGTTCTTTGCTGAACCACTGACTGTCAAAAAGCCGGGTTGCTGCTTTCTTTCCGTTTTCTCAGGGTGACATTAGCATATAAAATCGTATATATGTGTTTTCACCCTGTTTACTATCAGTTTGCAGCTGAGTGTTTCTTAATAAGCATCAACCCCTTGGCTGGCTCAAAAGTAACCATTGACATCACATTTATTGATTTCATATTCAGTATCACAACAGCGGGGGGATCAGTGGTTAGCCTACCTCCTCCTTCAGGTGAACAGTGCTGAGCTCCTGGTGACCAGATGGCAGGAGGCAGCTCATCTTGCCTGCTACTCGGATGGAACCCTGCTGACGTGCCGTTATGGTTCAAGTGGTCCAAAATACTCACTGAGGTAGAGGCCTTCCTCAACTGAGCCACAACTTCGAAGTGGGCAAGATCCTCCAAGGCATTCTGGGAGTCTAAGTTCTTACCTGGCGGACAGAGAAACATTTCAGAGGACCTGAAACAACCACATGGAAACTGGCCAGCTATTATGTTAAAAGGATGAGtagtttgaaaaataaaacagcgCACACTCAGTCCGACTGGAGACATTTACTCACAAATTACAACGAgattctttttcaatttggagCCTATATTACTGGCTCTGATTATCAAGCAGTTTGCAGTGCAGATGCATGTTTTTACATACATTGCTTTAATTAGCCGTGGCTTATCTAAAAGCCTCCCGAATTCCACACGATGATCCGCTTTCTGTTCAGTGGGTGCGTCAGTGCGGTCACGCTTTGGCTGCGATTGTGTTTTTATCCAGTATTGGTTAGATTCCTCAGAGGGTGTCTCTGTCTTTGTGTAAGTCTACATGATATGTTCATacattcatgtgtgtgtgtgtgtgtgtgtgtgtgtgtgtgtgtgtgtgtgtgtgtgtgtgtgtgtgtgtgtgtgtgagtgtgttcagcATGGAGGGCGGATAAATTACAAAGTGACACTGAATCTAATGGGACTAAATTGTTTACGTAAAGCATGACAGATAAAACAATAATTCAAGGAGCTAGTTGGCCAGATATGGAAGTAGATGTAAGAATTCTTTCTTGTTCCTGCCCTTGAGTGCAGTGACAGGCGGGCAGACAGACAAAGCCGCAGATGTACAAGGAGAAGAGAGGGCGCCTCCTATCACAACTCAAGCCAATCAGCTTTGCTTACAGTGACTTTGAGGAAGATTTTTCAAATGTTTGCAGATGTTGGCATATTTTGAGCTGTTTTTATGTGGTGAGAGGAAGAGCCTGTGTGGTTGAGTGTTGTAAAAACTCAGCTTTGCCTTCATCAGGCAAGGCCAAATCACACAAGGCGAGGGAGCTAAGTGATTGTTAGTAGGCAAGCCGCGTGAGTCTTTGATCTCTCCTAAATAAAAGAGAAAGCCTCACGTCGCGCAGTGCTGATTTCAGTACCGTAACGTCACCTCTTTGATGCATGGAAATATTGTGTGGGATGAGTTCTTTTGTCATGCTTTCAGAGGGCTGCCTTTTTCAAAGAGAAGAGTGAAAAAAGGAACAGCTTGTAGGGAACTCATGGTTTCACAAGGAGCTGATATGAAGGTGTATCTACAGGGCTCTGAGAAGCATCATGACTCTGGCTGCGTCTTGCATCAGAAAAACACTACAAACTTGTTTACACACACAGTAGTGTCACAAACAGCagtcacatatatatatatatatatatatatatatatgttcagAAAATAAGGGCAAAATAAAGGCAACAGATTGGGCTTATCTGACTAAACAGGGCTACACTTGAGTTTGAACTCACAGTACATCCTCAGTGACTCCTGGTCTGCCTCCCCGTCAGTGGTTGTGTAGGTGGCGTCCTCCTCGGCCTTGGCCTCTGACTCCACCTGGCCCCAGCAGTTCCTGCTGCCAGGGCTGAGGCTGTGCAGTCGAGTTGAGTGACCAGGGCTGCCGGGCTCCTCCGTCCCCTCACTGGGTGTCAGGCTCGTCTTGTCCAGGCTCTCTTGGCAGTCTTGGGGCTCCAGACTCCACAAACCCACCTCATCATCCTCCTCAGATCCCAGCGAACTCACTTGCTCAGCATCCACTAAAAGGGGAGCAGTTGAAGAAAAACAGAGAGTTCGAACAtaaaaatcatttgaaaataCTGCAAATGTAAAACATACTCACTGGGGTCTTTTTTTGGTGTGATTTTTTTAACTACACAACATTTTTTGTTAAGGGTAAATATATTTAGCATGCATCTTTGATCTGTCTCATTTGTACCGTTACCTTAACTACATATGTAATGTAACTTTAATGTGAAACATACAATTTCAGATGACACTCAGTAGAGTGAGCTTTTCTATAATGAAAAAGACACAAGGAACTGAAaccaaacaaggaaaaaaaaccacaacctgatattcaaaatgtttttgtgaaatCTACAAATAAATCTtgcatgttattttttttttataaagagcCCACttctatttatttgtatttcagtGTATTTCTTCTGTAAATAAAAGGGAAATTGTTGTTTTCCTGTGAAGGTGGCACAAGAAAGATTCTGATTAGTTTCAAA
The Odontesthes bonariensis isolate fOdoBon6 chromosome 3, fOdoBon6.hap1, whole genome shotgun sequence DNA segment above includes these coding regions:
- the LOC142376935 gene encoding zinc finger E-box-binding homeobox 2, producing MHLTVDAEQVSSLGSEEDDEVGLWSLEPQDCQESLDKTSLTPSEGTEEPGSPGHSTRLHSLSPGSRNCWGQVESEAKAEEDATYTTTDGEADQESLRMYCKNLDSQNALEDLAHFEVVAQLRKASTSVSILDHLNHNGTSAGFHPSSRQDELPPAIWSPGAQHCSPEGGDAGRCRQACPFCHRMYQQEASLRDHVKYCQEREEGHMVCPLCGYVTTLRSQMERHLALHNQIQDKSAITLDQGMETRKFKCLQCGKAFKYKHHLKEHLRIHSGEKPYECSNCKKRFSHSGSYSSHLSSKKCLSGGGNIGGNLGGTSGAFNGHSQSSYHHSLPTSPSAGRGRCSNEKGSVLASQNQDNPIPFGRFHADPHQLSLQDLSQSTTTFPSVSDLARLWDPSPELSRTASFLKGTTLLPYLHSGTKFEQMLQDMLHRDVKKDEEIVKGDEEERRVVHNGGGPEKNVSPDRRREAVTSGEVERGVLGMTCRWCLQLFPNVAVLLQHERYLCKMNREAMEVPEGFRRKEHSSPPLFFPRSAIQPEKSKPNEVTNGLSGKKSPSQKPNWLSVPQQLMVAMRSPPARHEALSSRMYWPSQEKGSPSQLIHHSPEMSSPRGRRRVPSSSGFSSPACLDLTSCPTEISSPMREPGSPWSAQSEPLDLSLPKQPTEQRGKNRTPNGISGRGERRELGTQKLSRPSPTTHLPLHQHPVFSGARVGPAVFPASLYNGFPIFSQSGVGLSVHDGITPTPFSPTVNSPGFLSPVAYMMETDAEAALKKIYQERQGLIGEGLSRSALDYLSLIDDGFEGEGGSGRKRLRKTDEGLYACDICEKTFQKSSSLLRHKYEHTGKRPHECKICNKAFKHKHHLIEHSRLHSGEKPYQCDKCGKRFSHSGSYSQHMNHRYAYCSKDQDPDQDQEEMPLTLRSDSNLVGSPQNTPQSMDDTQTAHSFLSDSSLDGAPDTLKEGEEEERVSEAQMSLSRAVDELGDGLIQESPAGENGVLNEKNNYDVGDHIDNTENNLWDRNTEDQNGDKCELSLDLTELPRIKT